The region GCAACCGCCCGTCGGCGTTCCTCCGCCGCAAGGTCCGCCGTCTAAttcagtttatttatttatttttttaaactgtTGCATGTCTACGTTGTTGTGTTGTGATTTTCTTGAATTTGACCGATTTGATTTTGGATTGAATAATAGGTTACCCGGCGCCGGATACTTATGGAAAGGACGCTTACCCGCCGCCAGGGTACCCTCCGCAACAAGGTTACCCTCCAGCAGGGTATCCGCCACAGGGCTACCCTCCGCAGTacgctcctcctcctcctcagtaCTCTCAGCCTCCGCCGCCTCAAAAGAATTCATCTGGCCCTGGTTGCATGGAAGGATGGTATGTGATcctctctctcttactctcacacaaccattaaaattaaaattaaaattaaaattgaaattgaggGTGGCGAGTCAGAGTAACGACGGTGGTGTGTCACACCGTCAGCGGTTGCGTGTTGGTTTATCTGTTTTGTTTTGATTGGAATTGGAGTCTTCATCACGCacgttagttttttattttgtgtGGGGTCCGGGGTGGTTGTCATCTCATGTTCCTTAACCATGAAGTCGGGGGTTTGATCGGTTTAATCAGGTTTGATCCCTTGACTTGATGCCTGACTTTAGGAATTAGTCACTGCTGTCGGTGGTGTTGTACTTCTAGACAACAATATTGAAATTGACCATTAGTTAGGAgtagattttgatttttcagtCTGACCTAAGTTTTTTTGGGGAAACGGGGACTTAttgatttttatgattttttttataacaatgaatttattatttttgacTAATACATTGTGTTCTTCTGCATCGATTGAAATTTGAttgaatttgtaatttttttttgcagtTTGGCTGCTCTGTGCTGTTGCTGCCTCCTGGATGCTTGCTTCTGAGAAGACATTGCTTTGGACAAATTGAATTTGCAAGTGTATTTTGAGATTGGGAACAGAATGAACATTGTCCTTAATTAGTTTGCCTTTGTTTTTCATTGTTGCTCGTGAACTTTTATGAATATAAACTATTGCTTTCAAAGATATATTATATGGCCTCATTCACAGGATTCATAGGTTTTTGCTTCATGTATACCTTTACTTAGGCCATTGAATTGAACATTTGGAATTTTGCTAATGTGATGACGCATTGTGAATTGCATTTTGTGCTAGTGGACACAACATCACCGACTCGTCCACAATTTATGTGTGTGCTTTGTTGAAACGTGAGTCGTGTTCCAATTTTGCTCAACACTGATCCATTGTCTCTAGTCATTCATTGTGTTCAATGGTTGTGAATTCCATGAATCCATGTGGATAAAATTTCCTAAAGTTACTGTAGTCATATATAGCTGGGTAGCCTATTAAGATTGGATGGTTGCGATTAGAATTGAACTTCAATCAAGGTGGAATGACTAGGAAGCCATTATTGAATAATTTTTGACAAAAGTAAATCCAAATATAAGTTGAACACAAGTTTAATGGTTGCAAACACGTAAATGGTTGTCATTTATTTAGGCGTGTGCTTTTGATGATTTATTGGTATGCTATGCATCATTTTATTTACAAAGTATTTCAATTCAATTTGAGTCAAAGAAACATTGACACGCAATGGATTGCTTTGAGTTTACTGAAGGACCATCGGCTTAAACAACACTCTCTTTTTAACTTCTCCAATGTCAAAATATAGAAAATTCGGACAAAATAAGCAAGAGGAGCAAAGAATAATGCAAATGCAAAGTAGATTTTTTTTCACAATGAACTAAATGCTCAGTAGATAGCACATCATTTTCTATTCGAATATGGAATTTAGGTATTTTATCTTGTGATCAAAATTAGGTAAGTGTCTTTCACATACGAGAATTAAAATTAAGTATACGTTTTTTGATACTCTTTTTTCCACCTCTTTCTACCTCAAAGAGAGGCGTGAAAACAACATTATTCTGAGTTAAATGGGTGATCACTTGTAACATACCACAACGCATGTTAAGGATATAGAGGTTCTTCATTTTGAGCTGGAAACTCTCTTGTCGAGAGATTATGTGCTTACTCAttagttgttttttttcttctgtatATTGTTTTTCAGATGAATTACAAAATATGGACGAGGTAAATTAGTAATGAAGTTGATTTTGGTTGAATGCAAATCAACCTGACTTAAGTCATTCAGGGTATTggatttacttattttaattttcaaaacttTTTTTAATAATGATGGAAAACAAGACGTCTCAAACATAAGTAAGCCATAAAACTATCAAATTTAAACTAGCTATCACCTTCTTTTCTATTCTTTTAAAACATGTTTATATTAAAAACATAAGACAACACTACTTTGGTGAAAagttaagaaaaagaaaaactgatTACTCGGCTTGAAAACTCCAAATACACTAGAGTTGGGTTAACTGTTGAAAACATTTTGTGCCTGTCTCATTAACATTTAGTTCACAAGCAAAAACTCCATTGCAACATAATGAATTTGGAGCACCCATCGTATAAAACTGCAACCATCTCTTCACATTAAGCAGCAATTTCTGTGACAGCACCTTCATTCTCAAGCTGACTGTAATTTCCTTTCTCTTTGAAAAGTTGAATGTGATGGTGTTTGCAGTAGAGCTTTCCATCATGGGTAACAAAATTTGATGAGCTTATAGTACAACCGCCGCGGGTACATTTGAAGCAGCTTTTGTGGTAGGGAGTCTTATTTACAGTAACCTTTAATAGAATAGCAAAAATGACATTATTAGTATTAATAATTAGGAGGAGATGTAATAAATCATTCAATGAAAAATGCTAATTAACTGGTTACCCTCTCAGTTGGATAAACTGTCTTATTGCAACCAACACATTTGTCTCTGGTGCCCAAGAACACGTTTGCTAGCACTTTGGCATTCTGAGGAAAATTGAACAAAGATTAAGTAAATTCTGAAACAATGGAAATGACAAACTTTGCATGATAAATGAAGCATATTTACTACTAAACAGCAAACTTGGAAATTTTTGTTCAAATACTGTAATATATTGAAGAATGTTTACATAACATGATATTTGCATGGTAAGAAAAGCTACAGAAAAATCACCTCATTATCAGTGATCTGTCTTTCTGGTTTCTGAATTTTAGGCGTTCCTGTGATAATGAAAGCAGAggcaacaaaaacaaaaatgttaATCACTCAATGATTGTTTGGATCAATgttgtcagaattgattttgtctCTTGGAATTTCTGTTTCTGGTTAATAAGTCAATTATACCTTCAAAGCTTTTGTCAAGGCGCCCAGTTCGCTTGTAGAGTTGATCATAGTGAGGTCTGCAGTAGAGTACACCCTCAAAAGAACAAAAGTTGCCGAGCTGCAAACAGAGTTACaacaaatttatatatatttttaaggaTCATTGGTTTAGTAACAATTGTAGTGGGTAGAGACTTGTTCTTTTAACAAAAATGGACTTAATTCAGTCTCATTTTGTAAGTTTAGTCAAACGAATTTAACTTTAACAAAATCAGTACATAGTACAACAAACTTTTAAGAATGGTAATGTAGTGAACTCTTCAATAAGCTTACATGTATTTAGGGACTTTAGAATTGAGGGATGAAAGCAATATAGGACATGATAGGAGTAGTTTATTTGAACTTATCTTATATGTAAACATCATATGACCTACATAtcagctgttttgagcttattttcataagttgttcaaattagcttatgaataaatgCTTAAACAAGCTTCTCAAACTAACTTATGATTGAATTGTTATGCAATACGCGCTAATGGATCATAAGCGCTTGATAAGCTGTTTACCCAAACACAGACATATATTGGTATATAGTCATACCTTAAGGGTGTTCTGGCAATGGTGGCATCGGAAGCATGCTTTATGATAGATTCTGCCATCTGCGGTTAGCTTGTCAACCAGGTAGACTGTTTTGTTACAAGCCATgcacttttgtgtggttcctgcAAAACTAGCCATGACTTCCTATGCTTCACAATAATGTAATTTTTCCAAAGTTTCTCTTATGCTTctgtttctctcttttttctccCTCCCCTATAAAACATGTGAGAATGAGATGAAAGAAATCAAAGGGGAGTTGAAAAAAACTGAGAGAGAATTGTGGACAGCAGTGAATTGCGGATGACAAGTAAGAGATCTATAAATATGATGATGCAGTGTTGAGTTGTCTATTATAAATTTTGAATGACATGAACAGgatttatatatatagagagaacATAGATACACTGATGAGTTGGCTATCCAACTAACATTCTGTCCGAATTTAAACTAATCTATAGATATTTGAGTAATAATACCTTCAATAGGGTGATGCTAAAAAAGTCCTATCCATAATTTGTAGAATCCTGAACATTTATCTATTATTACTTTTACATTTTTAggtcttttctttctttattttcacTTTTCTACCTCTTTATTTTCTCTACACTTGTCTCATTCAATTTTTAACCTTTGTAAGTCCAGGTACAATAAAAGCTGAAAAAATGCTTCTTTTCTTTTAAAAGAAACAAATCAATATCTAATAaccaaaaatattaaaaagtttCTGGAATTGATAATGTGAAAATATAGGGtaaagtagttttttttttccctaaaaAATCCATAATGTATTTGGGTGTAATTATaggaattattttttttggtacattggaaaATAATTATAGGAATTATAATGTAATGCAATACAACTTATACATACTAAAACTCAAACAATACTAAAAATGTGAGTTCTACCATTTTAGTAATGAAATTTTGTGAACATATGAGATATACAATACATTAATAAAATAAGCAATGTTAAGGCTTAGAACCCTTCCTAAAATAATTTCCATAAGCCAATGTAATTTTAGATAACAAAACTTTCATGGCAGGGCATTTGGTCTAGTGGTATGATTCTCGCTTTGGGTGCGAGAGGTCCCGAGTTCGATTCTCGGAATGCCccattttttttacatatttatctgtgtatttttattattataagtGTTTTTCATTGACTCAGCACAAAAACACATCTGGTCCCAAAAACAAATGATTGAACACAATCATTGATTCAATTATTCAAACCATTACTCatgtttgacaaaaaaaaaaactattactCATGTTATGCAACATTAGCAATATTCTTACAGTAACATTTACAACACATAAACGTGAACCTGCATATCAAATCACATGATCCAAATTACAAGCTATCTGATCTGTTGTAAGCCAGTCAAGAAAATTAGTATCACACCAACAACAGAAGACGCATCAATCACCTTGGTACCAGTTCAGAATATAACATACAAACAGATTCATAGGGCAGAACTTGAGCTTCAGGTCTTTGCTTTAGAATGTTTTATAAGCCTATCAACAACTTTATCGGCTGGAGTTCTTGCATGAGATCACGAGGCAACAAACTTTTCTATCTTTTATGGATTTCAGTTCCCTGCAAATGTAAATGAGTCAACATTAATGAAAGAAAAGTACATGTACATTCTGAAAAGCTAAATTCTTCAAATTTATGTTAACAAAGGCATGTGTCTGAGTAGCCAGAATTACATTCTAACTCATAAAACCATCAACTCTTTCTTCACAATGTCAAAATTTTATGATATTGTGGAAATATAGGGTGGAGTAGCTTCTTCTTTAATTCCCATAAGTGTATTTGCATGTTAAAATAATGTAATGCAACACAACTCATACATACTAAAAGTCAGAAACAGTATTAGAAATGTGAGGGCTACCATTTCAGCAATGGAATTTAGTGAACATAAGAGACATAAGTTAATATAAGAAGCAATGTTATGACTTAGAGCCTTTTCTAAAACTATTTATCCAAACTAACTCCATTTGAAATAATAAAGTTGTCAAAGCAGGGCATTTGGTCTAGTGGTATGATTCTCGCTTTGGGTGCGAGAGGTCCCGAGTTCGATTCTCGGAATGCCCCTACTCTCATTTTGATGATCTGAAAGCTTGACTTGTTAATTGCTTATTGAGTACCAAGAagcatcattttttattttgttttttgtagATCTGGAAACTGACAAGTTTGACTTAATGTCTGAGACTCTGAGTAAAGTTAAATAACAAAATGGGCCAGAAGCTGCATGTGAGACATGGATAGTTTTGGCTGAAAAACATGTTAATAGAAATTTATGTTGAGAGtcagttttatttttaaataaataacaaaaaatcaaaatcagttCTGATAAATAAGTGCCCTATATTTGATAACTTCCATAGAAACAAATGTTAGCTTAAAGTATTAGTAGCTCATCCAGCAGTCCATTATTATTATGAAAGGACATAAGAACATCTGTTATATGCTGGCATGGTTGAGAAACAACTGACAAGTGGCTCTTCTCAGGTAAGCACATTTGGTCATTTACATACAATCTTACTACACAACTTCAGACCATGTGATGTGCATAATTTAAAAGAACACTGGACATTGATTTTAATAAGCTTTTGTCATCTAAGCTTGGGCATTTGGTCTAGTGGTATGATTCTCGCTTTGGGTGCGAGAGGTCCCGAGTTCGATTCTCGGAATGCCCCAATTTTTAATAGACTTATCTGTGTTTTTATTATTAGAAGTGCTTTTCATTGACTCAGCAAAAAAACATACCTGGCCTCAGAAACAAATGATTGAACACAATCATTGCTTCAAACCCATTAATCATGTAGCATTAGCAATTACCTTACAGTATATTTTACAACACATAAACATTAACCTGCATATCAAATCAAAGGGTTCAAATTACAAGCTATTTGATCTGTTGTAAGCCAGTAAAAGaagtaattaaaaaacaaaaacagatgAAAATTAGTATCACACCAACAACAGAAGAAACATCAATCAGACAGATTCTTAGGGCACCATTTCAGCTTCAGGTCTTTGCTTTAGAGCGTTTTACAAGCCAATCAACAACTTGGTCTCTATCCCTCTATCAGTGATGGATTTCAGTTACCTTGCAAAAAAAGTACAAGTATACTCTGAAAAGCTAAATTGTAGAAATCAAGGTACCAAATTACAATTAGCAGGAGCAGACAGAATCACTTAGTGGCTATGAGTTATGGAATATGAACTGCTTTGTAATTTCTACGTTGCAACAATAGTTAACTGAACTTCACTTTAGTCAAGCTTCATACGCAGCTTGGTTAGGATCATCTCACCATCTTATACATCTAGACACACTACATAATCTGTTCTGTCAGGTCTTGCTCAGACAGAGCCCCAGGGTTATCAATCTTATTACCAGGAACCAGCAGGGGAATTCCATTTAAAGAAGGTTTGCTTAACAAGTCATGGAGGTCACTTCTAGTGACAGGTAAATTGTGATAATCAGCTGcaccaacaacacaactgcgaGTTCCACCATAAAAAGATGATGATAATCATACTTGGAGATACTTCACCATATAGATATTCTAAAATGAAGTTAACAATAAACAGCAAAAAAACAAGTGTAAAGTTGAATGTCAGTGCTATCATTTCAGTAATGAAATTTTGTGAACATAAGAGACATAAGCTAATATAAGAGGCTATGTTATGACTTAGAACCTTCCCTAAAATCATTTCTCGAAACCAAATTCATTTTAAACAATACAATTTTCATAACAGGGCATTTGGTCTAGTGGTATGATTCTCGCTTTGGGTGCGAGAGGTCCCGAGTTCGATTCTCGGAATGCCCCTTGTTTTCTTGTTTTGATGATCTAGAAGCAGATCAGCTGGACTTGTTAATTTCTTATTAAGTACCAAGGAgaatcatattttattttattttattagttttttttttaagatctgGAAGCTGACAAGTTTGACTTGTTGACTGGTTGAGTTAAATAGCAATAAGCACCAGAAGCTACATGTGAGACATGAATAGTTTTGGCTGAAAAACATGTTAATTCTGAATGTGTTGACAGTCATAGTTTGACTTTTAAATATAAAACCAGATCTGGTAGATAAGTGTACCAACTACCAACTTGATAACTTCCCTAGAAACACATGTTAGCTTAAGGTATGACTATTGGTTtgttttttgataggcaaatgttagttgttagaaatgttagtaaattaatccctcctccgggttcgaacccgggacccttcacccttcaccccacccaacccttatgtccctagctcttaccacttgagctatccttcggggACAGGTATGACTATTGGTAGTTTCATCCAGCAGTCCATTATCATGAATGGACTTAACACCAGCTGTATCTGTTGGCATGGTTGAGGAACAACTGACAGGTGGCTATTCTCAGGTAAGCAAATTTAGTCATTTTCATGTAATCTTACTATACAACTTCAGGCCATGTGATATGCATATTTTAATAGAAAGCTGGACATATATTTTACTTAACCTTTGTCATCTCAGCTAGGGCATTTGGTCTAGTGGTATGATTCTTGCTTTGGGTGCAAGAGGTCCCGAGTTCGATTCTCGGAATGCCcctattttttctttatttatctaTGTATTTCTTATTATAAATGTTTTTCATTGACACAGCACAAAATCAAACCTGGCCCTAAAAACATCAATCTTAAGAAAAAGGGTTGAACATTACTCATGTAGCATTAGCAATTATCTTACAGTATAATTCAGAACACTTGGACGTGAACCTGCATACCAAATAACACGATTCAAATTATAAGCTATCGGATTTGTTGTAAGTCAGTCAAAAAAAGTATAAGAAAAGGAAGACTTACATTAGTATCACACCGACAAGAGAAGGCACGTAAGCCAGCTTCGTATCGGTTTGCAATACAACATACAAACAGATTCGCAGGGCAGAACTTGAGCTTCCGTTCTTTGCTTTAGAATGTTTTACAAGCCAGACAACAACTCTCAATGTTGGCTGAGTTTTTACATGAGATCATGAAACTTCTCTATCTTCGTTGAAATTAAAGTATGACACTATAATAGCAGGTGCTTACAGAATAGATCAAATTACTTAGGAGCCGTTCATAAGGTAACAAAACAAAAGATCATAATAATAACAGCTATGAGGTACCTGACATGCAATGAAGTTTTGTGACGAAATTTAGTAATGAAATTTAATGAACATAAGAAAAATAAGTTAATACAATAAGCAATGTAATGTATGACTTAGAATCTTTCCTAAAATAAATTATCGAAACCAAGCTCATTTTACACAATAGAGTTTCCATAACAGGGCATTTGGTCTAGTGGTATGATTCTTGCTTTGGGTGCAAGAGGTCCCGAGTTCAA is a window of Lotus japonicus ecotype B-129 chromosome 5, LjGifu_v1.2 DNA encoding:
- the LOC130720466 gene encoding cysteine-rich and transmembrane domain-containing protein WIH2-like is translated as MSYYNNQQQPPVGVPPPQGYPAPDTYGKDAYPPPGYPPQQGYPPAGYPPQGYPPQYAPPPPQYSQPPPPQKNSSGPGCMEGCLAALCCCCLLDACF
- the LOC130720465 gene encoding LIM domain-containing protein WLIM1-like — translated: MASFAGTTQKCMACNKTVYLVDKLTADGRIYHKACFRCHHCQNTLKLGNFCSFEGVLYCRPHYDQLYKRTGRLDKSFEGTPKIQKPERQITDNENAKVLANVFLGTRDKCVGCNKTVYPTERVTVNKTPYHKSCFKCTRGGCTISSSNFVTHDGKLYCKHHHIQLFKEKGNYSQLENEGAVTEIAA